A portion of the Sphaerochaeta pleomorpha str. Grapes genome contains these proteins:
- the rpsO gene encoding 30S ribosomal protein S15, with translation MISKEQKQEIITKFGGDAANTGSTQAQIALLTYRINELQPHFKRNPKDNAGIRGLLKMVGQRRRLLKYLKNNDIEAYRALIAELGLRK, from the coding sequence ATGATCTCTAAAGAACAGAAACAGGAAATCATCACAAAATTCGGTGGTGATGCAGCAAACACTGGTTCAACCCAGGCACAGATTGCCTTGTTGACCTATCGCATCAATGAACTTCAGCCCCATTTCAAGAGAAATCCAAAAGACAACGCTGGAATCCGAGGCCTTTTGAAGATGGTTGGTCAGCGCAGAAGGTTGCTAAAATATTTGAAGAACAACGACATCGAAGCCTATCGTGCACTTATTGCCGAGCTTGGTCTGAGAAAATAG
- the rbfA gene encoding 30S ribosome-binding factor RbfA → MSEYSQKRIEARLSEAISTLIVKGEVKNQNLSTLCSVSRVELSTDNAYATVYISSVLDEKTLNQSVAALQGASGFIQKRVGAFLKTRNTPVLHFKADDSLREGQKIIELIDSLVDNGK, encoded by the coding sequence ATGAGTGAATACAGCCAGAAACGAATTGAGGCTAGGCTCTCCGAGGCAATCAGCACGCTGATTGTCAAAGGAGAGGTTAAGAACCAAAATTTAAGTACTCTCTGCTCGGTCAGCCGAGTAGAGCTTTCGACAGACAATGCATATGCCACTGTCTATATATCCTCTGTATTGGACGAGAAGACGCTCAACCAAAGCGTTGCCGCACTACAGGGGGCAAGTGGTTTTATCCAGAAAAGGGTAGGAGCCTTCTTGAAAACCCGCAATACACCAGTGTTGCACTTCAAGGCAGACGACTCCCTTCGTGAAGGACAAAAGATAATCGAATTGATTGATTCTTTGGTGGACAATGGGAAATAA
- a CDS encoding ribosome assembly cofactor RimP, whose protein sequence is MLQTGIQQNELFAEYAPLLEALGITLVDISRVDHGLTVGISIIIMTKDHEVSIAECSKVYKLVYPRMEMKLGERDLQLEVSTPGLQRTMRDYYEFSLYTGKRVRIYDTGYAQWVSGVIESSDDKSITLTSAQIGDSTEIVESMVVDFSKIQKAKLDYRWEDNSHGN, encoded by the coding sequence ATGTTACAGACAGGAATACAACAGAACGAATTATTTGCGGAGTATGCTCCGCTTTTGGAGGCCCTGGGGATTACCCTTGTTGACATCAGCAGGGTAGACCATGGTCTGACGGTAGGTATCAGTATAATCATCATGACTAAAGATCATGAAGTGAGCATTGCAGAATGTTCCAAGGTGTATAAGCTCGTATACCCACGCATGGAAATGAAGTTGGGAGAACGTGATTTGCAGCTGGAGGTCTCTACCCCCGGATTGCAGAGAACCATGAGAGATTACTATGAATTCTCCCTGTACACTGGAAAACGGGTTCGTATCTATGATACTGGGTATGCGCAGTGGGTTAGTGGTGTTATCGAAAGCTCGGATGATAAATCGATAACCTTGACTTCTGCCCAGATTGGAGACTCAACTGAAATCGTTGAGTCAATGGTCGTTGATTTTTCAAAGATACAGAAAGCTAAACTCGACTATAGATGGGAGGATAATTCACATGGCAACTGA
- the infB gene encoding translation initiation factor IF-2, with the protein MTEENKPKATLIKHVVTPSENKEEQKVTPKETDTQPKAQEKRRVVVVKKKVVVVKPQVRPLPTESSSSENSSLDAEKKQATTLRTNTQKKAPRVSGDRLSMSPLHNGPVVIRPTNLPPVPNQGQTVKDHAEWQSKNPDGPAPAVAPASTGPRIAGTVGGRPAPGSRPPYQGNRPSGGYQGNNPAGGAPRTTSGYQGSNYQGSGAPRTGGYQGSNYQGSGAPRTGGYQGSNYQGSNYQGSGAPRTGGYQGTNPAGGPPRTSGYQGSNYQGSGAPRTGGYQGSNPAGAPPRTGGYQGQNPAGGPPRTGGYQPRPGGYQPRTGGGPGRPGGFRPQSGPGGRPGFGGNNRPGTGGKPGSSSNDLDSLNQRAPKKVFKKKDSASYKKRNAEEEKEFQIQRRKEQAAAKLASVPKSIDMMESITVADLAKKMNLKANEIIAKLFKMGMMVTINQQIDHETAGIICSEYNCDVNLVSLYDETLIAREPENTEDLVFRAPIVTVMGHVDHGKTKLLDAIRSTKVAEGEFGGITQHIGAYKVTLPGKGDVVFLDTPGHAAFSMMRARGAQVTDIVILVVAANDGVMPQTREAIDHAKAANVPIIVAINKCDLPEANPERVMQQLSDLGLMPEEWGGTTLFCKISALKKIGIEELLDTVLLQAEMLELKASASCRAEGKVIESRIDPGRGIVASVLIERGTLHQGDYYVAGIYPGRVRALFDDKGVKIPEAGPSTPVEIIGLSDIPGAGDPFQVTEDERQARQVGTKRQELERLGESRNVKKVTLDNLYSKIKEGEIQEFNVVIKGDVQGSVEALQGSLEKLSTNEIHLNVIRASAGAIIESDVTLASASNALIIGFNVRPTPRAQALAEQEKIEIRKYNVIYDVVDDVHDAMEGMLAPDIKEVDIGSFEVRETFKVPKIGTIAGGMVIKGKVKRNSLARVIRDSIQINKDLVRITSLKRFKDDAKEVSEGFECGIGLENFHDLHVGDVLELVETEEIARKLVHNNE; encoded by the coding sequence ATGACGGAAGAGAATAAGCCAAAAGCAACATTAATCAAGCATGTCGTGACTCCATCGGAAAACAAAGAGGAGCAGAAAGTGACTCCTAAGGAAACCGATACGCAGCCTAAGGCTCAGGAGAAACGAAGAGTAGTCGTAGTAAAGAAGAAGGTAGTAGTGGTAAAGCCACAGGTTCGTCCGTTGCCGACCGAATCCTCATCTTCGGAAAACTCTTCACTCGATGCTGAAAAGAAACAGGCAACAACATTGCGTACAAATACGCAGAAAAAAGCGCCCCGAGTAAGCGGTGACAGACTTTCTATGTCTCCATTGCACAATGGGCCAGTCGTTATTAGGCCTACGAATCTTCCGCCTGTCCCAAATCAGGGCCAAACGGTGAAAGACCATGCCGAATGGCAGAGCAAAAACCCAGACGGGCCAGCACCTGCTGTGGCACCTGCCTCCACGGGTCCTCGCATAGCGGGAACTGTCGGTGGGCGTCCAGCCCCCGGTTCACGTCCTCCTTACCAAGGAAACCGTCCCAGTGGCGGATACCAGGGCAACAACCCTGCAGGCGGAGCCCCCAGGACGACCAGTGGGTACCAGGGCAGTAACTACCAGGGCAGCGGAGCCCCCAGGACCGGCGGGTACCAGGGCAGCAACTACCAGGGTAGCGGAGCTCCCAGGACCGGCGGATATCAGGGCAGCAACTACCAAGGTAGCAACTACCAGGGTAGCGGAGCCCCCAGAACCGGCGGATACCAGGGCACAAACCCTGCAGGCGGACCTCCCAGGACCAGCGGGTACCAAGGCAGCAACTACCAGGGTAGCGGAGCCCCCAGGACCGGCGGGTACCAGGGCAGCAACCCTGCAGGCGCACCTCCCAGGACTGGTGGATACCAAGGCCAGAACCCGGCAGGAGGACCTCCAAGGACTGGTGGATACCAGCCACGTCCCGGTGGCTATCAGCCAAGAACCGGTGGTGGTCCAGGACGTCCCGGCGGTTTCAGACCCCAGAGTGGACCTGGAGGAAGACCTGGCTTTGGCGGAAACAACAGGCCGGGTACGGGCGGGAAACCGGGATCATCATCCAATGATCTCGATTCACTGAACCAGAGAGCCCCTAAAAAAGTCTTCAAGAAGAAGGATTCTGCCTCCTATAAGAAGCGTAATGCCGAAGAAGAGAAGGAATTCCAGATCCAGAGACGCAAGGAACAGGCAGCTGCAAAGCTGGCTTCAGTCCCCAAGTCCATTGACATGATGGAATCGATTACCGTAGCTGACCTTGCCAAGAAAATGAACCTCAAGGCTAATGAAATCATTGCCAAGCTGTTCAAGATGGGTATGATGGTTACGATAAACCAGCAGATTGACCATGAAACCGCGGGGATCATCTGTAGTGAATACAACTGTGACGTGAATCTTGTCAGCCTGTATGACGAGACCTTGATTGCACGCGAACCGGAAAATACGGAAGACTTGGTTTTCCGTGCCCCGATCGTAACCGTCATGGGCCACGTTGACCATGGTAAGACTAAATTGCTTGATGCCATTCGATCTACCAAGGTAGCGGAAGGCGAGTTCGGTGGTATTACCCAGCATATTGGTGCGTATAAAGTTACGCTTCCAGGCAAGGGTGATGTCGTTTTCCTCGATACCCCGGGACATGCCGCATTCTCAATGATGCGTGCCCGTGGAGCACAGGTTACCGACATTGTCATTCTGGTTGTCGCGGCCAATGATGGTGTAATGCCCCAGACCCGTGAGGCCATCGACCATGCAAAGGCAGCAAATGTACCTATTATCGTTGCCATCAATAAATGCGACTTGCCTGAAGCAAACCCTGAAAGGGTTATGCAACAGCTTTCCGACCTTGGGCTCATGCCTGAGGAATGGGGTGGGACGACACTATTCTGCAAAATCTCTGCCTTGAAGAAAATCGGTATTGAAGAATTGCTTGACACCGTATTGCTCCAGGCTGAAATGCTTGAACTGAAGGCCAGCGCTAGTTGCAGGGCTGAAGGTAAGGTCATTGAAAGCAGGATTGACCCAGGTCGCGGTATTGTGGCAAGTGTTCTGATAGAAAGAGGGACACTGCACCAGGGAGACTATTACGTAGCGGGAATTTACCCCGGGCGTGTACGTGCCTTGTTCGACGACAAGGGTGTAAAGATTCCAGAGGCTGGGCCTTCTACTCCTGTTGAGATTATCGGGCTTTCCGATATTCCCGGAGCAGGCGATCCGTTCCAGGTTACCGAAGACGAGCGCCAAGCCCGTCAGGTTGGAACGAAACGTCAGGAACTTGAAAGACTCGGTGAAAGCCGTAACGTCAAGAAAGTTACCCTGGACAACCTGTACTCGAAGATCAAGGAAGGTGAAATCCAGGAATTCAATGTTGTCATCAAGGGTGACGTGCAAGGTTCTGTCGAAGCCCTCCAGGGTTCTTTGGAGAAATTGTCAACCAATGAAATCCATCTCAATGTCATCCGCGCCTCGGCCGGAGCAATCATCGAGAGCGATGTAACCTTGGCAAGTGCTTCCAACGCTTTGATTATCGGATTCAATGTCAGACCTACCCCAAGGGCTCAGGCTCTCGCCGAACAGGAAAAGATAGAAATACGCAAGTACAATGTCATTTACGATGTAGTCGACGATGTGCATGATGCAATGGAAGGAATGCTTGCCCCGGATATCAAGGAAGTCGATATCGGTTCCTTTGAAGTTCGAGAGACTTTCAAGGTTCCCAAGATCGGTACAATTGCCGGTGGTATGGTTATCAAGGGTAAAGTCAAGCGTAACAGTCTGGCCAGGGTTATCCGTGACAGCATCCAGATCAACAAGGATTTGGTTCGTATCACTTCCTTGAAGCGTTTCAAAGATGATGCCAAGGAAGTCTCAGAGGGTTTCGAATGTGGTATTGGTCTTGAAAATTTCCATGACCTGCATGTCGGCGACGTGCTTGAACTTGTGGAAACCGAAGAAATTGCCAGAAAGCTGGTACACAACAACGAGTAA
- the dut gene encoding dUTP diphosphatase, translating to MAKMTVEVPITLQTGAKAPVYATECSAGADICACIPADMVIDSGSYAMVPTGLSIALPKGFEAQVRPRSGLSAKFGVTVLNAPGTIDADYRGEIKVILINHGKDPFVVHNGDRIAQMVIAAYTVTSFNLVESLDETERGQGGFGSTGV from the coding sequence ATGGCTAAGATGACCGTAGAGGTGCCCATAACCTTACAAACGGGGGCAAAAGCCCCCGTTTATGCTACTGAATGCAGTGCAGGCGCAGATATATGCGCCTGTATTCCTGCAGACATGGTAATCGATAGCGGTTCGTACGCAATGGTCCCCACTGGCCTTAGCATAGCCCTTCCAAAAGGGTTTGAAGCACAGGTGAGGCCTCGTTCAGGACTCTCTGCAAAATTTGGGGTAACAGTCCTCAATGCGCCGGGAACCATAGATGCCGATTATCGAGGTGAGATAAAAGTAATCCTCATCAACCATGGAAAGGATCCTTTTGTAGTACATAATGGGGACCGCATTGCCCAAATGGTAATAGCAGCATATACCGTGACTTCGTTCAACCTGGTAGAGAGCCTTGATGAGACCGAACGTGGCCAGGGAGGCTTTGGTTCAACGGGAGTATAG
- the pnp gene encoding polyribonucleotide nucleotidyltransferase, with protein sequence MSEVKKVSVKIGNGELVFETGKIAKQASGAVYAHYEGSAVIATVCCGNAPTEALDYVPLSVEYNEKYYAAGKIPGGFLKRESRPKDKEILVSRIIDRPMRPLFDKAFGREIQIVPTVVSSDMINTPDIIAVNAASAAVTISDIPFDGPIAAVRIAMLDNEYIVNPTFAQIEQSQLDIVVAGTRNGITMVEGGAKEVSEETMLGAIATAQPVITAICDAQLELKKIAGKAKLPVFVETVDLSWLDSVRKAAYPLIKEASFVKGKMERYAALEVAQNKIKEQFAAEIAAEPKHSSQLSTMFDDLEYEILRSSILNDGLRTDGRNVEQIRPITCEVGVLARAHGSALFTRGETQALAVTTLGTASDEQMFDTIDGEKTFSNFMLHYNFPPYSVGECGRLSTGRREIGHGHLAQRALSAIVPSKDKFPYTVRIVSEIMESNGSSSMASVCGGCLSLMDAGVPISKPVAGIAMGLITEGADYSKYVVLSDILGEEDHLGDMDFKVTGTEDGITAFQMDIKIAGVTPEIMSKALQQAKRGRLHILHIMNETLKAPRKEISEYAPKILTMKVDEEKIGAVIGTGGKTIKAIAAQSGSEVNIADDGTVTIYGKNNASAQMAKDLVKSIIEEPEIGRIYQGTVKRIMDFGAFIEILPGKEGLCHISKLAKTRVQKVEEVLTVGQVIPVKLIEIDRQNRLNLSYIDAIETK encoded by the coding sequence ATGTCAGAAGTAAAAAAAGTTTCCGTAAAAATTGGCAATGGCGAACTGGTTTTTGAAACCGGTAAGATTGCAAAACAGGCAAGTGGCGCCGTATATGCCCATTATGAAGGAAGCGCAGTAATCGCAACAGTCTGTTGTGGCAATGCCCCTACCGAAGCCCTCGACTATGTACCACTCAGTGTCGAATATAATGAAAAATACTATGCAGCAGGCAAAATCCCCGGTGGATTCCTTAAAAGGGAATCACGCCCGAAGGACAAAGAAATTCTGGTAAGCAGAATCATCGACCGTCCGATGCGCCCTCTGTTTGACAAGGCTTTTGGTCGCGAAATCCAGATTGTCCCAACCGTTGTCTCCTCTGACATGATCAATACCCCAGATATCATCGCAGTTAACGCAGCCTCTGCTGCCGTAACAATCAGCGATATCCCTTTCGATGGCCCCATTGCTGCTGTACGTATTGCCATGCTCGATAATGAATATATCGTAAACCCTACCTTTGCACAGATAGAACAGTCCCAGCTTGATATTGTTGTCGCAGGAACCCGTAATGGTATTACGATGGTTGAAGGCGGAGCAAAAGAAGTCAGCGAAGAGACCATGCTTGGTGCAATCGCCACAGCACAGCCAGTGATCACTGCAATATGCGATGCACAGCTTGAACTAAAGAAAATTGCAGGAAAGGCGAAACTCCCGGTCTTCGTAGAGACTGTCGATCTTTCTTGGCTTGATAGCGTCCGCAAGGCTGCCTATCCCTTGATCAAGGAAGCTTCGTTTGTCAAAGGAAAGATGGAACGGTATGCTGCCCTGGAAGTTGCCCAGAATAAAATCAAAGAGCAGTTTGCCGCAGAGATTGCAGCAGAACCTAAACACTCCAGCCAGCTTTCCACTATGTTTGATGACCTTGAATATGAAATCCTTCGGTCCTCTATCCTCAATGACGGACTTCGCACCGATGGACGTAATGTTGAACAGATCAGGCCTATTACCTGTGAAGTCGGCGTATTGGCTAGAGCACATGGATCAGCACTCTTCACCCGTGGAGAGACTCAGGCCCTTGCTGTAACCACGCTCGGTACCGCTTCTGATGAACAGATGTTTGATACCATCGACGGCGAAAAAACTTTCAGCAATTTCATGCTCCACTACAACTTTCCTCCGTACAGCGTTGGTGAGTGTGGCAGACTTTCCACCGGAAGACGAGAGATTGGACATGGGCACCTTGCCCAGCGCGCACTCTCTGCAATCGTACCCTCCAAGGATAAGTTCCCGTATACCGTTCGTATCGTAAGCGAAATCATGGAATCCAATGGATCTTCCTCGATGGCTTCGGTTTGCGGTGGTTGTCTTTCCCTGATGGATGCCGGAGTACCCATCTCCAAGCCTGTAGCTGGTATTGCAATGGGCCTGATCACCGAAGGTGCTGATTACAGCAAGTATGTTGTTCTTTCCGATATCCTCGGCGAAGAAGATCACCTTGGTGATATGGACTTCAAGGTAACCGGAACAGAAGATGGTATCACTGCTTTCCAGATGGATATCAAGATTGCAGGTGTCACTCCTGAAATCATGAGCAAGGCCTTGCAGCAAGCAAAACGTGGCAGACTGCATATCCTCCACATCATGAACGAAACACTGAAGGCTCCTCGTAAGGAAATCAGTGAATATGCACCAAAGATTCTGACCATGAAAGTTGATGAGGAAAAAATCGGTGCCGTTATCGGAACCGGTGGAAAGACCATCAAGGCAATTGCAGCCCAGAGTGGTTCTGAGGTAAATATTGCTGACGACGGGACTGTAACCATCTATGGCAAGAACAATGCTTCGGCACAGATGGCGAAAGACTTGGTCAAGTCCATCATAGAGGAACCGGAAATCGGTCGTATCTATCAGGGAACTGTCAAGCGGATTATGGACTTCGGTGCCTTTATTGAAATTCTTCCTGGAAAGGAAGGACTCTGCCACATTTCGAAACTTGCCAAGACAAGGGTTCAGAAAGTGGAAGAAGTTCTTACTGTCGGCCAGGTAATTCCTGTAAAACTTATCGAAATCGACCGCCAGAACAGACTGAATCTCAGCTATATCGACGCCATCGAGACCAAATAA
- a CDS encoding FAD synthetase family protein — protein MIRYDFMHLAAHPVLWQTPMCVSIGVFDGLHVGHMQILNRAVTLARENGWSTMAITFNKNPKMAVKAQPYHSRLTTEAQSTEIFTKLGIDHLVVIDFSSDFSKLTAEEFLAFICSFCTLKAMVVGEDFRCGAPVSSAGPVQLQEHLSRLAPGAFLEVPPFVRTANGEIASSTLVRQKLLEGALEEVQSMLGRPYSLDLAPYPSKFTEHGLLYRTGSFIQLLPPAGKYEATMVLSDGQQCKVSMYLNESEMRIVCSGKVWDHSKVRAKCLSIAKRSVT, from the coding sequence ATGATACGGTATGATTTCATGCATCTTGCAGCACATCCTGTTTTATGGCAGACACCTATGTGTGTCTCTATAGGAGTGTTTGATGGGTTGCATGTAGGGCATATGCAAATCCTGAATCGGGCTGTAACGTTGGCCAGGGAAAATGGCTGGTCCACTATGGCAATAACGTTCAACAAGAACCCGAAAATGGCTGTCAAGGCCCAACCCTATCACAGTAGGCTTACCACAGAAGCCCAAAGTACCGAGATATTTACAAAACTTGGGATCGACCACCTTGTTGTCATTGACTTTTCTTCTGATTTCAGTAAACTCACAGCTGAGGAGTTCCTTGCTTTCATTTGTTCATTTTGTACATTGAAGGCAATGGTTGTCGGAGAGGATTTCCGCTGCGGTGCCCCGGTTTCAAGCGCCGGACCTGTTCAGCTGCAGGAACATCTATCCCGATTAGCACCAGGTGCTTTTTTGGAGGTTCCTCCGTTTGTCCGTACGGCAAATGGAGAGATAGCCAGTAGTACCTTAGTGCGGCAAAAACTTCTTGAGGGCGCTTTGGAAGAAGTCCAAAGTATGCTCGGCAGACCTTATTCCCTCGATTTGGCACCTTATCCTTCCAAATTCACGGAACATGGCCTGTTGTACCGTACCGGCTCATTCATACAGCTTCTGCCTCCGGCAGGTAAGTATGAAGCTACCATGGTTCTTTCTGATGGACAGCAATGCAAGGTTTCGATGTATTTGAATGAATCGGAAATGCGGATTGTATGCTCAGGAAAAGTCTGGGATCACAGCAAGGTACGGGCAAAATGTCTTAGCATTGCTAAGAGGAGTGTTACATGA
- the nusA gene encoding transcription termination factor NusA, producing MATDIGDAIRNMIAEKGISEELVINTIEDILRAAYKRKFGTEENAVIEFSEDYTSVELSARRKIVDDDNWYNEVTEISLSDAQKINEDCEIGDELLIPVDLKEFDRISVQSAKQRAHQSFRDIQKDTLYSEFKAKEGQLIIGYFRRQIANGDIYVDIGSTEGILPRRNQSNRESYGNNDKIKCYVDKVEKAERGVRVVLSRTSPELIRQLFEVEVPEIAQNQIDIIKIVREAGYRTKVAVASRNDDIDPVGACVGLKGNRIQTIMSEIEGEKIDILRYDPNPVNYIRNALSPAQVGDVVIIDKNIYHAVAIVEESQLSLAIGKQGLNVRLANKLCDWLIDVKTPAQFQEMDIATDARSRAESIFRENDIFEETEEEQVQGETAGVIEPAPVESGVSEDEIALSDLPLDKMLLKKLQFHDVYSVEEFINLSEEDLTSFGDLSDEEINEVKDTINEYVDIVEDEDDGETEYVCPNCGEPITTDMTVCPSCGTGLAFEVE from the coding sequence ATGGCAACTGATATAGGTGATGCTATTCGGAATATGATTGCAGAAAAGGGTATCTCAGAAGAATTGGTTATTAATACCATTGAAGATATTCTCCGCGCTGCATACAAAAGAAAATTCGGGACTGAAGAAAATGCCGTGATTGAATTCAGCGAGGACTATACTTCTGTTGAACTCAGTGCACGCCGAAAGATTGTCGATGACGATAACTGGTATAATGAAGTTACCGAGATTTCTCTTAGCGATGCGCAGAAAATCAATGAAGATTGTGAAATTGGCGATGAATTGCTAATTCCAGTTGATTTGAAAGAATTTGATAGAATCAGCGTCCAGAGTGCAAAGCAACGTGCCCATCAGAGTTTCAGGGACATCCAGAAAGATACGCTCTATAGCGAATTCAAGGCCAAGGAAGGCCAGCTGATCATAGGGTATTTTAGACGTCAGATTGCCAATGGAGATATCTATGTGGACATTGGGTCTACCGAGGGTATCCTGCCAAGGCGCAACCAGTCTAACCGGGAAAGCTATGGCAATAATGACAAGATCAAATGTTATGTCGATAAAGTAGAGAAGGCTGAACGTGGTGTTCGGGTTGTCCTTTCCAGGACTAGCCCTGAATTGATCCGCCAATTGTTCGAGGTCGAGGTTCCCGAGATTGCCCAGAACCAGATTGATATTATCAAGATTGTTCGCGAGGCAGGATACAGGACTAAAGTGGCCGTTGCTTCACGCAATGACGATATCGATCCTGTCGGCGCTTGTGTCGGGTTGAAGGGAAACCGCATTCAGACTATAATGAGTGAAATTGAAGGGGAAAAAATCGATATCCTTCGTTACGATCCCAACCCGGTCAACTATATTCGCAATGCATTGTCTCCTGCACAGGTTGGTGATGTAGTCATTATCGATAAAAACATTTATCATGCAGTTGCAATTGTTGAGGAAAGCCAACTTTCACTTGCAATTGGTAAACAGGGATTGAATGTTCGTTTGGCAAACAAGCTTTGTGACTGGCTCATAGATGTGAAGACACCTGCCCAGTTCCAAGAGATGGATATAGCAACTGATGCTCGCTCCAGGGCGGAGAGCATATTCAGGGAAAACGATATTTTCGAAGAGACCGAGGAAGAACAGGTTCAGGGCGAAACAGCAGGAGTTATTGAACCTGCACCAGTGGAAAGCGGGGTGAGTGAAGATGAAATTGCGCTCTCCGACCTTCCCCTTGACAAGATGCTTCTCAAGAAGCTGCAATTCCACGACGTTTACAGCGTTGAAGAATTCATCAACCTTAGCGAAGAAGATCTCACTTCTTTCGGCGATTTAAGCGATGAGGAAATCAACGAGGTAAAGGATACCATCAACGAGTATGTCGATATCGTTGAAGACGAAGATGATGGAGAGACCGAGTATGTTTGCCCGAACTGCGGGGAGCCCATCACCACTGACATGACTGTATGCCCGAGCTGTGGCACCGGTCTTGCATTTGAGGTAGAGTAA
- the truB gene encoding tRNA pseudouridine(55) synthase TruB has translation MGNNASILLVNKPSGITSFSSLNTIKRTVDPKVGHAGTLDKFAQGLMVALTGSMTKLNVLFSTMDKRYRATICFGSETDTLDPEGEIVATSPIPSYDEIQQAMKTFIGEIEQQPPQYSALHIDGKRASALAREGKMVEMASRPVTIYSFEPVSFDGCNLVADVHVSKGTYIRSLARDLALACNSRAHLVDLVRTQIGPFLLEEAVCSDDRKALVESMGNTDSLMKRVPSLSVLEIEDSDLFSVGNGRYPDRYSVVRQNADDTYAAVYSKDGILRCVVNLDEQRIIAQIHPSMQR, from the coding sequence ATGGGAAATAATGCAAGCATTCTGCTTGTCAATAAACCCAGTGGGATAACCAGCTTTTCTTCCCTGAATACTATCAAGCGTACTGTCGACCCTAAAGTGGGTCATGCCGGTACGCTTGATAAATTTGCACAGGGATTGATGGTTGCCCTTACCGGGAGCATGACAAAGCTAAACGTACTCTTTTCGACTATGGATAAGCGCTATAGGGCAACTATTTGTTTTGGTTCAGAGACTGATACTCTCGATCCGGAAGGAGAAATTGTTGCAACTTCACCTATCCCGTCATATGATGAAATTCAGCAGGCAATGAAAACCTTTATAGGGGAAATTGAACAACAACCTCCCCAATACAGTGCATTACACATTGATGGAAAACGTGCCTCAGCTCTTGCAAGGGAGGGGAAAATGGTTGAGATGGCAAGTCGTCCGGTTACCATTTATTCCTTTGAGCCGGTTTCTTTCGATGGTTGCAATCTCGTTGCAGATGTGCATGTATCAAAAGGGACCTATATACGTTCCCTTGCCAGGGATTTGGCGCTTGCGTGTAACAGCAGGGCTCACCTGGTTGATCTTGTAAGGACCCAGATAGGTCCGTTTTTACTGGAAGAGGCCGTCTGCTCAGATGACAGAAAAGCCTTGGTCGAATCGATGGGAAATACTGATTCTTTGATGAAGAGGGTCCCCTCGCTCTCGGTCCTTGAGATTGAGGATTCGGACTTGTTTTCCGTAGGCAATGGACGCTATCCTGATCGCTATTCAGTCGTACGACAAAATGCAGATGATACGTATGCAGCTGTCTACAGCAAAGACGGCATCCTACGCTGTGTTGTCAATTTGGACGAACAGAGGATTATTGCACAGATACATCCTTCAATGCAGAGGTAG